Below is a genomic region from Penaeus vannamei isolate JL-2024 chromosome 18, ASM4276789v1, whole genome shotgun sequence.
TACATGTGATCAGTTTGTTTCACATCAAATAAGGTTACATCACATCAAATCATATCAGATCAAATTACATCATATCAGGTCAGGTTGCATTGAATACGGTCAGATCAAATCAGATCAGACCGGTCATATCATATCAGGTCGGATCACATCAAACAGGATCAGGTCACATCAAAttaggtcatatcacatcagatcaggtcacatTAAATACGGTCAGAtcaaatcagatcaggtcagattacatcagatcagatcaAATCATgtcacatcaggtcaggtcaaaTCAGGTCAGTGAACATCAGATCAGATCTAataacatcagatcaggtcagatcaaatCAGATCAGGTTAGATCAAATCAGAtcaaatcagatcaggtcagatcaaatCAGCGGTCAAATCACATTGCATCAGGTCATATCAGATCACATAAGCTCAATAAAATACAAGCAGGAAACTGAAAAAT
It encodes:
- the LOC138864816 gene encoding rhoptry surface protein CERLI2-like; translation: MRSVCITSNKVTSHQIISDQIKSHQNRPVISCQVRSHQIRSNRTSHVRSDHIRSGYITSNHIRSNYIISGQVALNTVRSNQIRPVISYQVGSHQTGSGHIKLGHITSDQVTLNTVRSNQIRSDYIRSDQIMSHQVRSNQVSEHQIRSNNIRSGQIKSDQVRSNQIKSDQVRSNQRSNHIASGHIRSHKLNKIQAGN